The Ruminococcus bovis genome includes a region encoding these proteins:
- the folD gene encoding bifunctional methylenetetrahydrofolate dehydrogenase/methenyltetrahydrofolate cyclohydrolase FolD, whose translation MAIIIDGKKVSAEVKEQVRIETEELIKKGIKPGLAVIIVGDDPASRVYVNNKKKACEKVGFLSKEFALPATTTQEELLALVNELNEDKEINGILCQLPLPKGLDEKAVIEAISPLKDVDAFHASNVGKIMIGDYDFLPCTPAGVMEMLHSYNIPVEGKECVVIGRSNIVGKPMAMLLLHENGTVTITHSRTKNLKEVTKRADILVAAIGKPKFVTADMVKEGAVVIDVGMDRDENGKLCGDVDFENVKEKCSAITPVPGGVGPMTIAVLMKNTLKACKIQNNL comes from the coding sequence ATGGCGATAATAATTGACGGTAAGAAAGTTTCTGCCGAAGTAAAGGAACAGGTAAGAATTGAAACAGAAGAACTGATTAAAAAGGGTATTAAGCCCGGTCTTGCAGTTATCATTGTTGGTGATGACCCTGCATCAAGAGTTTATGTAAACAACAAGAAAAAAGCTTGTGAAAAGGTAGGTTTCTTGTCAAAAGAATTTGCACTACCTGCAACAACTACTCAGGAAGAACTACTTGCATTAGTAAATGAACTTAACGAAGATAAAGAAATCAACGGTATTCTTTGTCAGTTACCTTTACCAAAGGGTCTTGATGAAAAGGCTGTTATTGAGGCAATTTCACCACTAAAAGATGTTGATGCTTTCCATGCATCAAATGTTGGTAAAATTATGATTGGTGACTATGACTTTTTACCATGTACACCTGCCGGTGTTATGGAAATGCTACATAGCTACAATATTCCTGTAGAAGGTAAGGAATGTGTAGTTATCGGTAGAAGTAATATTGTAGGTAAGCCTATGGCAATGCTACTACTTCACGAAAACGGTACAGTTACAATCACTCATAGCCGTACAAAGAACCTAAAAGAAGTTACTAAGAGAGCTGACATTCTTGTTGCTGCTATCGGTAAGCCAAAGTTTGTTACTGCCGATATGGTTAAGGAAGGTGCAGTTGTAATTGATGTTGGTATGGACAGAGATGAAAACGGCAAACTTTGTGGTGATGTTGACTTTGAAAATGTAAAGGAAAAGTGTTCTGCAATTACTCCTGTACCGGGTGGTGTAGGTCCTATGACTATTGCAGTGCTAATGAAAAACACACTAAAGGCTTGTAAAATCCAAAATAACCTATAA